Below is a genomic region from Tepidiforma bonchosmolovskayae.
GATACAGTTCCCGCCAGTTGGAGGCGGGGTGGTCGGGAGCCGCCGCGCCAGCGCCCGCGGGGCTGACGCCCCGGAGGGCGACAACAGCCCGGCTGTGAGTCACGGATCCGGTACGGGCGGCCAGCCAGGTCGGGTCGGCGGTGCGCCTCCGGGCTGCACTGCCGGAAGAACCCGCCGTATGGCTGGCGAATTGGCGCGAACGTGCGCGCTGGGGGTCCGCCCGCAGCCCGCACCGGCCCCGATAGACGTCCTCCAACTTCAGCCAGGGGCCGCTTCCGCCTTCAGGGGCCGGGAGCGGCCCCTGCGCCATTCCTTCGCCTGCGCCCGGTCGCGCGGTTCGGACGCGCACAGTAGGATGCCCGCGCAAGCCCCGCGGAGGAATTCACCAGGTGCCGAACGAGCTGCCGTCTCCCATGACCGGAACGATTAAGGAGGTGCTCACCCAGCCCGGCGAACACATCGAACCGGGACGTGAGCTGTTCATCGTCGAATCGATGAAGATGGAGCTCCCGGTCGAGGCCGAGGTCAGCGGCACCGTTACGGAGGTGCTCGTCCGGGTGGGCGAGCGGGTCGAACAGGGCCAGCCGCTGCTCAGGCTCGCATAGCGCCACATTCCCCCTTTCCGGGCCCGGGCGTAGCATGGGCGGAGAGGCTGCCCCGTCACGAGCCATGCGCACAGCGAATCTCATCTTCTCGGTCATCTCCATTGTTCTCGGCGTTGTGCTGATCCTCTTCCTCCTCACGCAGGCGGTAGAGTGGAATATCGGGATGGCCATCGGGGTCGTCCTCATCCTCAACGGCGCGGTGCGGTTATGGTTCGCACAGGACGACCGCTGACATCCGCAGCGCAACAGGAGTGACGCCGGTGGACACCTGGCGGCGGTTCCTCGTGCCCGTCAACTTCGACCGTGTCAGCCTCGAGGCTGTTCACGTGGCCGGCGCGGTCGCGAAAACGCGGCGGGGAACACTCCACCTCGTTCACGTGATTGAGGTGGGGAGGTCGCTGCCGCTCAATGCCGAACTCGAACAGGAGAGCCGCCGAGCCCAGCAGGTTATCGAACGGGCACGCATCGCGGCCGCCGATGCCGGCTGCAGCAACGTCCGGACCTCGATCGTCCAGGCGCGTGAAGCTGGCCCGGCGCTGCTCGAAGAGGCACGTACACAGCAGGTCGACGTGATCGTCCTGGGGCTCCCGCCATTCCAGGGCGAAGACCGGCCGTTTGCTATCGGCCCCACCGCCGAGTACCTGCTCCGGCACGCGCCGTGCGAAGTCTGGCTCATCCGCAGGCCAATGCGAGACATCTCCCCAGGGGGTCACGAGGGGCCATGAACGTGGTTATCATGGGCTGCGGCCGGCTTGGCTCGCGCATCGCCACGATGCTCGAGCGGCAGGGGCACGCCGTCACCGTCATCGATATCACTGAAACGGCGTTCCGCCGACTACCGGAAGGATTTGGCGGGCGGCGCATTGTCGGGAACGGGATGGACCAGAAAACGCTGGAGCGGGCGGGCATCCAGGAGGCCGACGCCTTCTTCGCCGTAACCCAGGGCGACAACCGCAACTACTTCGCCAGCCAGGTTGCCCGGGAGATCTACGGCGTCCGGCGCGTGCTCTGCAGGGTCTACGACCCCGTTCGGGAGGGCATCTTCCGCGACCTCGGGATTGAGACGTTCAGCCCGACAAGCTACGGGGCGCAGATTATGGTCGACATGCTCCTCAACGAGCCAACCCGGAGGTAGCCCGTGTACATCATCGTCGGCGGCGGCGGTAAAGTCGGATTTCACCTCGCCCTGGAACTGATCCAGCAGGGGCACGAGGTGCTGGTCATCGAACGCGACCCGGCGCGGGTTTCCAACATCCGCGAGGAGCTGGCCGGCAACGTCATTCTCGGCGACTCGTGCGAAGCCACGACCCTGGACACGGCGGGGATCGCCCGCGCCGACCTCGTTGCGGCCGTCACCGGGGACGACGAGGATAACCTCGTTATGTGCGATATCGCCCGCTACCGGGGCGTCAAACGCACCATCGCCCGGATTAACAACCCCCGCAACGAGCTGATTTTCCGGAAGCGCGGCATCGAAACCACAATCTCCGCCACGCAGGCCGTGCTCGCCCAGATCGAGCAGGAGCTGCCGACCCAGTCAATGATTCCGCTGCTCCAGCTCCACTCTGGCCTCGAACTGATTGAGGTCAAGCTGCCCGAGACCTCGCCGGTCGTCGGCCGCTCGGTCCGCGAAATCCTTCTGCCGGCCGAGTCGCTCATTTCGCTGGTCGTGGACCCCGGCGGCGTGCCGCGGATGCCCAGCGGCGACACGCGGCTGCATGCCGGCGATGCCCTCGTCGTCGTCGCGCCGAAGGAGAGCCTCGACATGCTCCGGGAGCAGCTCGTCGGCTCGACGCACGGGCTCGATACCTGAGGACCACGAAGATGACGCGCATCGCCTACCTCGGGCCGCCGGGCACCTTCGGCGAGCTGGCGGCCATGCAGTACGACCCGGCCGCTGAACTCATGCCGTTCCCATCGCATGCCGCCGTGGCCGCCGCCGTCGAATCGGGCATGGCCGACCTCGGGGTCGTCGCCATCGAGAACCTGATCAACGGCTCCGTCCAGGAGACGCTCGACATCCTCATTCACGAGACCGACCTGCAAATCCAGGCCGAACTCGTGGTGCCGGTGCGGCACAACCTCGTTGCGAAGCCGGGCACGCGGCCGGCAGACGTCCGGGTGATCTATTCCCACCCCCAGGCGCTCGGCCAGTGCCGGAAGTTCCTCGAGCGGTGCTTCCCCCACGCCCAGGCCGAGGCCGCCCTCTCGACCACTGAGGCGGTCGAGCTCGCCCTGCGGCGAAACGGCGACGCCGCCGCCATCGCGACCGAGCGCGCCGCTCAGCTCCTCGGCGCGGAGGTGCTGGCCCGCGACATCCAGGACTCCGAGAACAACGTGACGCGGTTCCTCGTCCTGGGAAGGGGCCTGCCTGCCCCAACCGGCCGGGACCGCACGTCGATCGCGTTCACCTTCGCCGAAGATCGGCCCGGTGCTCTTGCGAGCGTCCTGAACGCGTTTGCCGCAGCAAATATCAACTGCACGAAGATCGAGAGCCGCCCGACGAAGGCCACCTTCGGCGAGTACGTGTTCCTGATCGATTTCGAAGGTCACCAGCAGGACCCCGCGGTCCGCGACGTCCTGGAGCGCATCCGTCCGCTGTGCGCCGAGCTGAAGGTCTTCGGAAGCTACCCCCGGGCGCTGTAGCGGGCGTGGCTACGGGACGTAGGTCTCGCAGCCCGTCGGGAATGCAGTCGTCGCAAGGCCGCGGTAACAGGTGTCGTTACCTGGACCGCCCTGGAGGTTGACCGACGGGCGGGGCCCGCCGATGAGCACGTCATTTCCGCCCTGCCCGCGGAGCGTGGCATTGTTGGCGCCGCCGACGATACAGTCGTCTCCGCCTCCCCCGGACAGTGTGGACGGGGTACTCCCGCCGCCCAGGACCAGCTGGTTTCCGGCCCCTCCGGTCCCGGAATAGTCGATCGACGTGAGGGTCAGACCGGCGCACTCGGGTGGGGCCAGCTGCGCAATCGTCAGCGGGACATCTGTCACGCCGATGTTCGTCGGCGGGACCGTATTCGTCGCCGCAGACGCAGTGAACGCTGCCGCCAGGGTCACCGCGCCGGCCGCGGCGGCACCGATGCGGACGCCCCAGCCCTTCATGCTGCACGCTCCGTGCCGTATTCCCCGGGGTCGAAGGCGAACCGGTAGACCACCGCACCATCGCGCACATAGCAGACGTGCTGCCCGGGCCGGGCCTCCTGCAGGATGATGCCGCCCGTCCTGGCAGCGAGCCGTTCGAGGTCCTCCATCGAGGCAACATCCACCACCGGGACGTCGTCCGGCGCCACCGGGCCGGTCACCCGCACCGGAACGGCACCGGCGGCGCGCACGTCCGACACTTCGGACCAGCCCCTGCGGGCGACCGCAATGAGAAGCGCACCGGCGCAGGCCACCATCACCGCAGCTCCGGCTACGCCGACGATACGCGCAGCGACCACCGGGAGGCTGACGAAGAGGATGCGAACGACATTCCCGATACGCTGCCGGTCCACCACGGTGCCCGTTGCAGCCGGGGCGATGGCAGCATCAGGCTTCGCGGCGTCGAGGCGCAGCTGCGTACGGTCGAGCGCCATCGGGAGCGCAGCTTCCGGGAAGTCTGCCGAGAGGCGCGCCCCGCCGAGCTCGCCGTCCACGCGGACCCGCGGCCGGATCGTGACGGTGTAACGGTCGTTGCGGACGCCGGTTTGCGCTTCAAGCGTCGCAATCTGTTCCTGCAGGTCGGCCAGGCGGAGGACACCGTCCGTCCGGAATGCGGTGCCTGCGAACGAACCGGGTTCTCCGATGGGGAGGGTGCGCTTCCAGCCGCTAATGTCTCCCAGTTCGGCTACCAGCTGATAGGTTCCGGTGAGCTGCGCCGGCGACGGGGAGGTGAACTCGTATACGAAGGTGAAGGCGACCGTATCGCTCAGGCGGAGGTAGACCGGCTCACCGGTCGTGGCCTTGCCGGCGTCGTACAGCCTGGCATCAGCCGCGGCGGCTTCATACGAAAACTGGCCGCGCTGGCTGTAGGAAAACTCGGTTGTCACTTCGCGGTGCGTTGGCCGTGCGAAGGCTACCCACGCCAGCGCTGCGAACCCGATGGCGAGTGCGAGGAGCAGGGCAAGCGTGTCCTGCCAGTTCCGGAAGATCGGGGGCATTGGAGAACCTCCGTTGGAGCGTTGCCGGCCGGGCCCGACAGGAGCTGCAGCGCGCGACGCGCCGGCGCCTGCAAACATGCCGGCGAAGGCGATGAAGAGCACCAGACCTGCCCACAGCGGCGACCTGAGGCGCCAGAGGACACGCCCGGCACCGGGAATGTGCAGCCAGAGCTTCCCCACGATGTCGTTGCTGGTTGGCCGGTAGGAATCCTCGAAATCGTTGTGGTCGCCCTTCAGGGTGAACCGCCCATCCTTCTCGTCGACGATGCGGTGGATGACGTGACCCACACCAGGATGGCGGTAGGTCACCACATCACCGGGGACGTACCTGTCGGCCGGGCGCACGATGGCAAGGTCGCCGCGGTGCATGCCGGGCTCCATCGAGTTCCCGTTCACAATGACGTACGACGCCTGGCCGCCAAGCTGGGGCGGGGCAAACAGGATCCACGCGCAGGCGACCGCTACCACCAGGAGCGCGGCTGCCACTGCTGCGGTAACGCGCCGGCTCCGCTCACCGTCGCGACGGGGCACCGCCAGGTGGCCGACATTTCCCCGTATCATCGCGGCGCCCTCTCCCACCCTACTGCGCCGCCACGACGCGCAGGCCGGTGACAGACGCCACCGTGGCCGACGTAGTGCAGGTGATGCTGGAGCCCGTGGAGCAGGCGGCGCCCCAGGTCGCGCCCCCGTCGGTCGAAACGCGGACCGTACCCGTCGGCGGTACCGCTGGCGAAATCGTGAAGGTGACGGACGCGAGCTGCTGCGGGTTCGCAGCGTTC
It encodes:
- a CDS encoding acetyl-CoA carboxylase biotin carboxyl carrier protein subunit, whose translation is MPNELPSPMTGTIKEVLTQPGEHIEPGRELFIVESMKMELPVEAEVSGTVTEVLVRVGERVEQGQPLLRLA
- a CDS encoding potassium channel family protein — translated: MNVVIMGCGRLGSRIATMLERQGHAVTVIDITETAFRRLPEGFGGRRIVGNGMDQKTLERAGIQEADAFFAVTQGDNRNYFASQVAREIYGVRRVLCRVYDPVREGIFRDLGIETFSPTSYGAQIMVDMLLNEPTRR
- a CDS encoding universal stress protein, which gives rise to MDTWRRFLVPVNFDRVSLEAVHVAGAVAKTRRGTLHLVHVIEVGRSLPLNAELEQESRRAQQVIERARIAAADAGCSNVRTSIVQAREAGPALLEEARTQQVDVIVLGLPPFQGEDRPFAIGPTAEYLLRHAPCEVWLIRRPMRDISPGGHEGP
- the pheA gene encoding prephenate dehydratase, producing MTRIAYLGPPGTFGELAAMQYDPAAELMPFPSHAAVAAAVESGMADLGVVAIENLINGSVQETLDILIHETDLQIQAELVVPVRHNLVAKPGTRPADVRVIYSHPQALGQCRKFLERCFPHAQAEAALSTTEAVELALRRNGDAAAIATERAAQLLGAEVLARDIQDSENNVTRFLVLGRGLPAPTGRDRTSIAFTFAEDRPGALASVLNAFAAANINCTKIESRPTKATFGEYVFLIDFEGHQQDPAVRDVLERIRPLCAELKVFGSYPRAL
- a CDS encoding calcium-binding protein: MKGWGVRIGAAAAGAVTLAAAFTASAATNTVPPTNIGVTDVPLTIAQLAPPECAGLTLTSIDYSGTGGAGNQLVLGGGSTPSTLSGGGGDDCIVGGANNATLRGQGGNDVLIGGPRPSVNLQGGPGNDTCYRGLATTAFPTGCETYVP
- a CDS encoding signal peptidase I — translated: MIRGNVGHLAVPRRDGERSRRVTAAVAAALLVVAVACAWILFAPPQLGGQASYVIVNGNSMEPGMHRGDLAIVRPADRYVPGDVVTYRHPGVGHVIHRIVDEKDGRFTLKGDHNDFEDSYRPTSNDIVGKLWLHIPGAGRVLWRLRSPLWAGLVLFIAFAGMFAGAGASRAAAPVGPGRQRSNGGSPMPPIFRNWQDTLALLLALAIGFAALAWVAFARPTHREVTTEFSYSQRGQFSYEAAAADARLYDAGKATTGEPVYLRLSDTVAFTFVYEFTSPSPAQLTGTYQLVAELGDISGWKRTLPIGEPGSFAGTAFRTDGVLRLADLQEQIATLEAQTGVRNDRYTVTIRPRVRVDGELGGARLSADFPEAALPMALDRTQLRLDAAKPDAAIAPAATGTVVDRQRIGNVVRILFVSLPVVAARIVGVAGAAVMVACAGALLIAVARRGWSEVSDVRAAGAVPVRVTGPVAPDDVPVVDVASMEDLERLAARTGGIILQEARPGQHVCYVRDGAVVYRFAFDPGEYGTERAA
- a CDS encoding potassium channel family protein, coding for MYIIVGGGGKVGFHLALELIQQGHEVLVIERDPARVSNIREELAGNVILGDSCEATTLDTAGIARADLVAAVTGDDEDNLVMCDIARYRGVKRTIARINNPRNELIFRKRGIETTISATQAVLAQIEQELPTQSMIPLLQLHSGLELIEVKLPETSPVVGRSVREILLPAESLISLVVDPGGVPRMPSGDTRLHAGDALVVVAPKESLDMLREQLVGSTHGLDT